A genomic region of Micromonospora sp. NBC_01796 contains the following coding sequences:
- a CDS encoding helix-turn-helix transcriptional regulator encodes MSPHTAIRPELVLDGPSGALLDAVDADPHAPLAVAITAPGGYGKSALLHELAGIYRRAGHPVLDTWPAAATAPEPGAVLLVDDAHLLDEDRLRELRHWLDTGPARLAVAYRPWPRPAALVELAEQLTRDRPPLLLAPFTPARTAARLGTAYGHRPEPNLVSFVQGQTGGVPRFVERLAAALRPEAGTPARQPQAADAGGAVHRVPPAALLPFGTEVADLTWPVRRLLLAVAAGVPLPVDLLGALLEQDPDEVDETLAQARASGLLGPDDRLPPIVERAVTSLSPAGQRIAVWQRLAELQRVRGAPVLPLVRSLLTPGVGGENAGLTIEAAAEEALAEQPSLAADLFAAAATAGRPTTARQAYAAALAGDLDTALRLADRLVGATNPDDRRDGATVAATALTHRGQLGRSAELYRWSNAPSSAAFAAIATIGTGHDAEPDAPAPQPSTDGPPTLLTSAALLTVRGVRETLTAPPTAALSTLVQAAALLEPAGRTVLLPDSPAALAALVALHCGELEIGERVLDRAIAAGLGGALMSRRHRLLQAWILMVRGRTAMAAEALRTVTGPPAPESAAPDATDPLESRDLLFASALEMGIARRDSDLPAVQRAWGQAREALVRHPVDLFSFLPLGEITIAAARLGELNRLEPYLREAYALLDRLGGPALWATQLRWSGLHAAIIAELPAAADEHVAALAANVGHSRYSAVMAAAAESWVEVLRGTVDPARVETAARGLHDAGLGWDGARLAGQAAIRTADRRAMTALLDCARMLQGRPAGHKGTAHPAGASNAPVADAVTAPTESRLSDREQEVADLVLSGLTYKQIGDRLFISAKTVEHHVARMRQRLNCANRGELLNRLRVLAAERGSDGSATPNWPKRPAS; translated from the coding sequence TTGAGTCCGCACACCGCCATCCGCCCCGAGCTCGTGCTGGACGGACCCTCCGGGGCGCTGCTCGACGCGGTCGACGCGGACCCGCACGCCCCGCTGGCCGTCGCCATCACCGCCCCCGGCGGGTACGGCAAGAGCGCGCTCCTGCACGAGCTGGCCGGGATCTACCGGCGGGCCGGGCACCCCGTGCTCGACACCTGGCCGGCGGCGGCGACCGCACCCGAGCCGGGTGCCGTGCTGCTGGTCGACGACGCGCACCTGCTCGACGAGGACCGGCTGCGCGAACTGCGGCATTGGCTCGACACCGGCCCGGCCCGGCTGGCGGTCGCGTACCGGCCCTGGCCCCGACCGGCCGCCCTGGTCGAGCTGGCCGAGCAGTTGACCCGGGACCGGCCACCGCTGCTGCTCGCCCCGTTCACCCCGGCACGGACCGCCGCCCGGCTCGGCACCGCGTACGGCCACCGACCCGAACCGAACCTGGTGAGCTTCGTACAGGGGCAGACGGGCGGCGTACCCCGGTTCGTGGAACGGCTGGCGGCGGCCCTGCGCCCGGAGGCCGGCACGCCGGCCCGGCAGCCGCAGGCGGCGGACGCGGGCGGAGCCGTGCACCGGGTGCCCCCGGCCGCGCTGCTGCCGTTCGGGACGGAGGTCGCCGACCTCACCTGGCCGGTCCGGCGACTGCTCCTGGCCGTCGCGGCCGGGGTTCCGCTCCCGGTCGACCTGCTCGGCGCCCTGCTCGAACAGGACCCGGACGAGGTGGACGAGACCCTGGCGCAGGCCCGCGCCAGCGGACTGCTCGGCCCGGACGACCGGCTGCCCCCGATCGTCGAACGGGCGGTCACCTCGCTCAGTCCCGCCGGCCAGCGGATCGCCGTCTGGCAACGGCTGGCGGAACTGCAACGCGTACGCGGCGCCCCGGTGCTGCCCCTGGTCCGTTCCCTGCTCACCCCCGGTGTCGGCGGCGAGAACGCCGGGCTGACCATCGAGGCCGCCGCCGAGGAGGCGCTGGCCGAGCAGCCGTCGCTGGCCGCGGACCTGTTCGCCGCCGCCGCCACGGCGGGCCGACCGACCACCGCCCGACAGGCGTACGCCGCCGCGCTCGCCGGAGACCTCGACACCGCGTTGCGCCTGGCCGACCGCCTGGTGGGCGCCACGAACCCCGACGACCGGCGCGACGGCGCCACGGTCGCCGCGACCGCGCTCACCCACCGGGGGCAGCTCGGCCGGAGCGCCGAGCTGTACCGCTGGTCGAACGCCCCGTCGTCGGCCGCGTTCGCGGCGATCGCCACCATCGGCACCGGACACGACGCCGAACCGGACGCCCCGGCACCGCAGCCGTCGACGGACGGGCCCCCGACGCTGCTCACCAGCGCCGCCCTGCTGACCGTCCGGGGCGTACGCGAAACGCTCACCGCCCCGCCGACCGCGGCCCTGTCCACCCTCGTACAGGCCGCCGCCCTGCTCGAACCCGCCGGCCGTACGGTCCTGCTGCCGGACAGCCCGGCGGCGCTCGCCGCCCTGGTGGCACTGCACTGCGGCGAACTGGAGATCGGCGAACGGGTGCTGGACCGGGCCATCGCCGCCGGCCTCGGCGGGGCACTGATGTCCCGCCGGCACCGGCTGCTCCAGGCGTGGATCCTGATGGTGCGCGGCCGTACGGCGATGGCGGCCGAGGCGCTGCGCACGGTCACCGGCCCGCCCGCCCCCGAATCCGCCGCGCCCGATGCCACCGATCCGCTCGAATCACGCGACCTGCTCTTCGCCAGCGCGCTGGAGATGGGCATCGCCCGACGCGACAGCGACCTGCCGGCGGTGCAGCGCGCCTGGGGGCAGGCCCGGGAGGCGCTGGTACGGCACCCGGTCGACCTGTTCAGCTTCCTGCCGCTGGGCGAGATCACCATCGCGGCGGCCCGGCTGGGTGAACTCAACCGGCTCGAACCGTACCTACGCGAGGCGTACGCGTTGCTGGACCGGCTCGGCGGCCCGGCGCTCTGGGCGACCCAACTGCGGTGGAGCGGCCTGCACGCCGCGATCATCGCCGAACTTCCCGCGGCAGCCGACGAACACGTCGCCGCGCTCGCGGCGAACGTCGGTCACAGCCGGTACTCTGCCGTGATGGCCGCCGCTGCCGAAAGCTGGGTGGAGGTGCTGCGTGGCACCGTCGATCCCGCTCGGGTCGAGACCGCCGCGCGTGGTCTGCACGACGCCGGCCTGGGCTGGGACGGCGCACGACTCGCCGGCCAGGCCGCGATCCGGACCGCGGACCGGCGAGCGATGACCGCGCTGCTCGACTGCGCCCGGATGTTGCAGGGCCGACCGGCCGGACACAAGGGCACCGCGCACCCGGCCGGCGCCTCGAACGCACCCGTGGCCGACGCCGTCACCGCACCCACCGAGAGCCGCCTCAGCGACCGGGAGCAGGAGGTGGCCGACCTGGTCCTGAGCGGCCTGAC